Proteins encoded by one window of Paenibacillus urinalis:
- the mtrB gene encoding trp RNA-binding attenuation protein MtrB, whose protein sequence is MEIPLGGDYIVIKAKENGVHVIGLTRGHDTRFHHTEKLDKGEVMIAQFTDHTSAIKVRGKAEVMTKHGKIETDQ, encoded by the coding sequence ATGGAAATTCCATTAGGCGGCGATTATATCGTGATTAAGGCAAAAGAGAACGGTGTGCACGTCATTGGACTGACCCGAGGACATGATACAAGATTTCATCACACCGAGAAGCTCGATAAAGGTGAAGTCATGATCGCCCAATTCACAGATCATACTTCAGCAATCAAAGTGCGGGGCAAAGCAGAAGTGATGACCAAGCATGGGAAGATCGAAACAGATCAATAA
- a CDS encoding flagellar brake protein yields the protein MNPKVNEVLYVQIPSTEDKEKKLEYKSRIAEVEEDFISMEVPMLEGKYLHRLRIGDELAASFVTEGGVKHFFNTYVTGFKEDVIRLIKIRRPSKDEISQIQRRNYLRVQAKLELAVKFKHDFTRFLAHTDDVSGGGLSFFEHSSYSVEQGQSLSCWLLLPYKNGEIEHVPFEAAVVRIQELESGRRLVMLEFISITDMERQKIIKYCFERQLDFRGR from the coding sequence TTGAATCCGAAAGTGAATGAAGTGTTATATGTTCAAATCCCTTCAACAGAGGACAAAGAAAAGAAGCTGGAATACAAGTCAAGAATCGCAGAGGTTGAAGAAGATTTTATTAGTATGGAAGTTCCTATGCTTGAGGGCAAATATTTGCACAGATTGAGAATAGGGGATGAACTGGCGGCTAGCTTTGTGACGGAAGGCGGAGTTAAGCATTTTTTTAATACATATGTAACCGGATTTAAAGAGGATGTTATTCGACTCATCAAGATACGCAGACCTTCAAAAGATGAAATATCTCAAATTCAGCGCCGTAATTATTTACGCGTTCAGGCGAAGCTGGAGCTCGCTGTCAAATTCAAGCATGACTTCACAAGGTTCCTGGCCCACACAGACGATGTAAGCGGGGGAGGACTTTCCTTCTTCGAACACAGCAGCTACAGCGTAGAACAAGGACAGAGTCTGTCGTGCTGGTTATTGCTTCCCTATAAGAATGGCGAGATTGAACATGTTCCCTTTGAAGCTGCAGTGGTAAGAATTCAAGAACTCGAAAGCGGACGACGTTTAGTCATGTTAGAGTTCATAAGCATCACAGATATGGAGCGCCAAAAAATAATTAAATACTGTTTCGAGCGACAACTGGATTTTCGTGGAAGATAA
- a CDS encoding DUF2768 family protein, whose product MSAMDKMWLSIIAILIMGVSVFLITFARAKTKGIIKGILSVIAFIIMLVGFFSGVVSIM is encoded by the coding sequence ATGAGTGCAATGGATAAAATGTGGCTGTCCATTATCGCAATTTTGATTATGGGAGTGTCTGTTTTTCTCATTACTTTTGCCAGAGCCAAAACTAAGGGTATAATAAAAGGGATTTTATCCGTCATTGCTTTTATTATCATGTTAGTTGGTTTCTTCAGCGGCGTAGTGTCAATCATGTAG
- the der gene encoding ribosome biogenesis GTPase Der, with the protein MARPVVAIVGRPNVGKSTIFNRIIGDRLAIVEDKPGITRDRLYGVAEWNGKPFSVIDTGGIEIDGEDIIIKSIRMQAELAIEEADVIVFMCDAKTGVTQSDEEVAQMLYRSGKPVIVAVNKVDNIGRSDLIYEFYSLGFGDPIGVSGSHGTGIGDLLDAITNNLPVLEDDEYDEDVIRVALIGRPNVGKSSLVNAILGEERVIVSDIAGTTRDAIDTPFEKDGQRYVLIDTAGMRKRGKVYETTEKYSVMRAMRAIERADVVLIVINGEEGIIEQDKHIAGYAYEAGKASLFVVNKWDVVDKDDKTMHEFEKKIRDHFLFMTYAPIVFLSAKTKQRLQKLLPVVQHVSQQHVMRVQTHLLNDVVSDAVAINPPPTDKGRRLRINYVTQVAVKPPTIVVFVNDPELMHFSYERYLENKIRAAFNFEGTPIRIFTRRKSDES; encoded by the coding sequence ATGGCAAGACCCGTTGTGGCTATAGTCGGGCGACCGAATGTGGGGAAGTCAACGATCTTTAACCGAATCATCGGCGACCGGCTGGCCATTGTGGAAGACAAGCCGGGTATCACCCGTGATCGGCTATATGGTGTTGCAGAATGGAACGGCAAGCCTTTCAGCGTCATCGATACCGGAGGTATTGAGATTGACGGTGAGGATATTATTATCAAATCCATCCGTATGCAGGCTGAACTCGCCATCGAAGAAGCGGATGTTATTGTATTTATGTGTGACGCGAAGACAGGTGTTACGCAATCCGATGAAGAAGTAGCACAAATGCTGTATCGCTCAGGCAAGCCAGTAATTGTAGCTGTTAACAAGGTGGACAACATCGGTAGAAGCGATCTGATCTATGAGTTCTACTCATTAGGTTTCGGGGATCCGATTGGTGTATCAGGAAGTCATGGTACCGGAATTGGCGATCTGCTGGACGCCATTACGAACAATCTGCCTGTACTTGAAGATGATGAATACGATGAGGATGTTATTCGTGTTGCTCTGATTGGACGTCCGAATGTAGGGAAATCATCGCTGGTTAATGCGATTTTGGGCGAGGAACGAGTGATTGTCAGTGACATTGCGGGTACAACCCGGGATGCCATCGATACTCCGTTTGAAAAAGATGGACAACGTTATGTATTGATTGATACGGCGGGTATGCGTAAACGCGGGAAGGTATATGAAACGACCGAGAAATACAGCGTAATGCGTGCGATGCGTGCTATTGAACGAGCGGATGTTGTTCTCATCGTGATTAATGGTGAAGAAGGCATTATTGAGCAGGACAAGCATATTGCAGGGTACGCTTATGAGGCGGGCAAAGCCTCCTTGTTTGTTGTGAACAAATGGGATGTTGTCGACAAGGATGACAAAACAATGCATGAATTTGAGAAGAAGATCCGTGATCATTTCCTATTCATGACGTATGCTCCTATCGTATTTTTGTCTGCAAAAACGAAACAGCGTTTACAAAAATTGCTTCCTGTTGTGCAGCATGTTTCTCAGCAGCATGTTATGCGTGTACAGACGCATCTGCTTAACGATGTTGTATCCGATGCAGTTGCAATTAATCCGCCACCAACGGATAAAGGAAGAAGGCTGCGGATTAATTATGTAACACAAGTAGCCGTTAAGCCTCCGACAATCGTTGTATTCGTGAATGATCCAGAATTAATGCATTTCTCATATGAGCGCTACTTGGAGAACAAGATCCGTGCTGCTTTTAATTTTGAAGGTACACCGATTAGAATATTTACTCGGCGCAAGTCTGATGAGAGTTAG
- a CDS encoding 2Fe-2S iron-sulfur cluster-binding protein, with translation MNVKVTFLPARKEITVKQGTTLLQAGRSAGVHIPTRCGGKAGCLMCKVKVQEQERKNLSDPSTAEINKLGTWLNDGTRLACQAVIRDSVVVELPEDKLKAAIRKQLEKQQAERDELW, from the coding sequence ATGAATGTGAAGGTAACGTTTTTGCCGGCGCGCAAGGAAATTACAGTCAAGCAGGGCACAACGTTGCTTCAAGCTGGGCGAAGTGCAGGAGTCCATATTCCTACCCGCTGCGGGGGGAAGGCGGGCTGCCTGATGTGCAAGGTAAAGGTCCAAGAGCAGGAACGCAAGAACCTGAGTGATCCGAGTACGGCTGAAATAAACAAACTGGGAACTTGGCTGAATGATGGAACCCGGCTTGCTTGTCAGGCGGTGATCCGTGATTCAGTTGTCGTAGAGCTTCCAGAGGACAAATTAAAGGCCGCCATCCGCAAGCAGCTTGAGAAACAGCAGGCTGAACGTGATGAATTGTGGTGA
- a CDS encoding HU family DNA-binding protein, producing the protein MNKSDLIAQVTEATELSKKDVTKAVDAVFEAISEALQNGDKVQLVGFGNFEVRERSARKGRNPQTGEEIEIPASKIPAFKPGKALKDGIK; encoded by the coding sequence TTGAATAAATCTGATCTGATTGCACAAGTTACAGAGGCAACTGAATTGTCGAAGAAGGATGTTACGAAAGCAGTGGATGCTGTATTCGAAGCGATTTCCGAAGCTCTGCAAAATGGAGATAAAGTACAACTCGTTGGTTTCGGTAACTTTGAAGTACGCGAGCGTTCTGCACGTAAAGGACGTAATCCGCAGACAGGTGAGGAAATCGAAATTCCTGCGAGCAAAATTCCTGCTTTCAAACCAGGTAAAGCGCTCAAAGATGGAATCAAATAA
- the plsY gene encoding glycerol-3-phosphate 1-O-acyltransferase PlsY, with product MVWSITAIIVSYLLGSVSFSFLFGKLMKGIDIRDHGSGNAGATNTLRTLGKGPAILVLALDIAKGVAAVWIGKWLGGDSAWVPALCGISAIIGHNWPVFFRFRGGKGIATAIGVLATLCFLPALYAGIIAILSIFITRYVSLGSLIFVFLTPLFLLILLYPWPLFWSSFIICIFAFWRHRTNITKLIQGKENKLGSSSSKGGNRVV from the coding sequence GTGGTTTGGTCAATCACAGCTATAATCGTCAGCTATCTTCTGGGATCGGTAAGCTTTAGCTTTTTATTTGGTAAGCTGATGAAGGGTATTGATATTCGGGATCATGGAAGTGGAAATGCAGGTGCCACGAATACGCTGAGAACACTTGGCAAAGGGCCGGCCATTCTTGTACTGGCCCTGGATATTGCTAAGGGCGTTGCTGCGGTATGGATCGGCAAATGGCTGGGAGGCGATTCGGCCTGGGTGCCAGCACTTTGCGGTATTAGTGCCATTATAGGTCATAACTGGCCGGTATTCTTCCGATTTCGTGGTGGAAAGGGGATCGCGACAGCCATTGGTGTATTAGCGACTCTCTGCTTTTTGCCTGCATTGTATGCAGGGATTATTGCGATTCTATCGATTTTCATTACAAGATATGTATCGCTCGGTTCTTTAATCTTCGTCTTTTTGACGCCATTATTTTTACTTATTCTTCTATATCCTTGGCCCCTATTCTGGTCAAGCTTCATTATTTGTATCTTTGCATTTTGGAGACATCGTACAAATATTACGAAGTTGATTCAGGGTAAGGAGAACAAGTTAGGATCCAGTTCATCGAAGGGAGGAAACCGGGTTGTCTAA
- the cmk gene encoding (d)CMP kinase, which translates to MTSQKAAENGKLNVAIDGPAGAGKSTVARRVASELSYIYVDTGAMYRAVTYYMLRHEIEPEDVDSVLKHLRELSIELVPDANGQKVLLNGEDVSGPIRSREVTGIVSLYSQIEDLRTHLVELQRVMALRKGVVMDGRDIGTTVLPDAEVKIFMTASVKERALRRFNELEKTDDLTLEQLESDIAARDKLDQEREISPLRQADDAIVLDTTSMSIDEVVEHIVSRCYEVGREVDL; encoded by the coding sequence TTGACAAGCCAGAAAGCAGCAGAGAACGGGAAATTGAATGTGGCTATTGACGGTCCGGCAGGTGCGGGAAAGAGTACTGTGGCCAGACGAGTGGCGAGTGAACTCTCATACATATACGTAGATACCGGAGCTATGTATCGAGCGGTTACCTACTATATGCTTCGCCATGAAATTGAACCAGAAGATGTAGATTCAGTTCTTAAGCACTTACGGGAGCTCAGCATAGAGCTTGTCCCGGATGCGAATGGGCAGAAAGTACTTCTTAACGGTGAAGATGTGTCAGGACCTATCCGATCAAGAGAAGTAACCGGGATTGTGTCTCTATATTCTCAGATTGAAGATTTGAGAACGCATCTGGTTGAACTGCAAAGAGTTATGGCACTCCGTAAAGGAGTGGTTATGGATGGCAGAGACATCGGTACTACCGTGTTGCCAGATGCAGAAGTGAAGATTTTTATGACTGCCAGCGTTAAGGAACGTGCACTTCGAAGGTTCAATGAATTGGAGAAGACCGATGATCTGACATTGGAACAGCTTGAATCAGATATTGCTGCTCGGGACAAGCTTGACCAGGAAAGGGAGATTTCTCCACTCCGTCAAGCAGATGATGCCATCGTACTAGATACGACTTCGATGAGTATTGATGAAGTTGTTGAGCATATTGTGTCACGCTGTTACGAAGTCGGGAGAGAGGTCGATTTATGA
- a CDS encoding DUF5359 family protein: MSRDQEVSQEYEKLFAEFSNKMEYVIKRIIIVLITLLVIIQILLHIPGIAPLLSPVFDMEGIPLQPALRSEIKGNEE, translated from the coding sequence ATGAGCCGCGATCAAGAAGTTAGTCAGGAATATGAGAAGCTGTTCGCCGAATTCAGCAATAAAATGGAGTATGTTATTAAGAGGATAATTATCGTGCTAATCACCCTGTTGGTTATTATTCAAATACTGCTCCATATACCCGGGATCGCCCCTTTATTATCCCCTGTGTTCGACATGGAAGGAATTCCTCTTCAGCCCGCTTTACGATCAGAAATTAAGGGTAATGAAGAGTGA
- a CDS encoding NAD(P)H-dependent glycerol-3-phosphate dehydrogenase, translated as MSKKVTLLVAGSWGTALASVLADNGHDVYVWTRSEQQAAEINLQHTNSRYLPGVTLSDRIVASSDMEEAVKGTSAIIIVAPSSAMRAVVLQLKPYYTKGTLIIHATKGFELPSLKRMSTVIAEDLDCAEGDIVVLSGPSHAEEVVKRNPTTIVVAALNDDKANYARDLFMNVNFRVYTNRDQVGVELAGALKNIIALGAGMSDGLGFGDNAKAAIITRGLAEISRVGVQMGANPLTFSGLAGVGDLVVTATSKHSRNWRAGYALGQGKPLNEVLEAMGMVVEGIRTTEAAHAISIKYNVQMPIADQLYQVLFTGKDSRTAVEALMGRDPKTEMEVMKLETWEQWHK; from the coding sequence TTGTCTAAAAAAGTAACGCTATTGGTAGCTGGAAGCTGGGGAACCGCACTTGCAAGTGTGCTCGCTGATAATGGACATGATGTATATGTGTGGACGAGAAGTGAACAGCAGGCGGCAGAAATCAATCTGCAGCACACAAACAGTCGTTACCTGCCCGGCGTCACCCTGTCAGATCGTATTGTAGCCTCCAGTGATATGGAAGAAGCAGTAAAGGGCACGAGCGCTATAATTATCGTGGCTCCTTCTTCTGCGATGCGAGCGGTAGTTCTGCAGTTGAAACCGTACTATACGAAGGGTACCCTCATTATTCATGCAACCAAGGGATTTGAGCTTCCCAGCTTGAAAAGGATGTCCACCGTGATTGCGGAAGATTTGGACTGCGCTGAGGGCGATATTGTCGTCTTGTCAGGGCCGAGTCATGCCGAAGAAGTAGTGAAGCGCAATCCTACGACGATTGTTGTGGCAGCATTAAACGATGACAAGGCAAACTACGCAAGAGATCTGTTTATGAATGTTAACTTCAGAGTCTATACCAATCGGGATCAAGTAGGTGTTGAACTGGCTGGGGCACTCAAGAACATCATTGCTCTCGGTGCAGGAATGTCGGATGGTCTCGGATTTGGAGATAATGCCAAGGCCGCGATTATAACGAGAGGACTTGCCGAGATTTCGAGAGTAGGCGTCCAGATGGGAGCGAATCCGCTCACCTTCTCTGGCCTTGCGGGTGTTGGGGATCTTGTCGTGACAGCGACGAGTAAACATAGCCGGAACTGGCGGGCTGGATACGCGCTTGGTCAGGGCAAACCACTGAATGAAGTACTTGAAGCAATGGGGATGGTGGTGGAGGGAATCCGTACAACGGAGGCCGCACACGCCATATCGATCAAATACAATGTACAGATGCCGATTGCTGACCAGCTCTATCAAGTGTTGTTCACAGGCAAGGACAGTCGTACGGCAGTAGAAGCACTTATGGGTCGCGATCCCAAGACGGAGATGGAAGTTATGAAGCTTGAGACCTGGGAGCAATGGCATAAATAA
- a CDS encoding lysophospholipid acyltransferase family protein, with product MIYSIGRGLLRFIYTVLFRLEAVGRENIPRDGGVVLCCNHISNYDPPTLGIKIERKVRFMAKSELFDVPVLGPVLKAVGAFPVKRGGVSKESIKTALNILRDGQVLGIFPQGSRNNDGGIGKKGAASFALRSGSAVVPAAIIGEYKLFRKMKIVYGKPVNLDEFKDDPSGDALERATEKIMSKIDEMTKTGVPSQP from the coding sequence ATGATTTATTCAATCGGTCGGGGTTTGCTGAGATTCATTTATACAGTATTATTCCGTTTAGAAGCTGTAGGTAGAGAAAATATTCCCCGAGACGGTGGAGTGGTGTTATGCTGTAATCACATCAGTAATTACGATCCGCCTACACTTGGGATTAAGATTGAACGCAAGGTAAGGTTTATGGCGAAGAGCGAGCTTTTTGATGTTCCGGTGCTCGGCCCGGTTCTTAAGGCTGTTGGTGCTTTTCCTGTAAAGCGTGGAGGCGTCAGCAAGGAATCGATCAAGACGGCCCTTAACATACTGCGAGACGGACAAGTGCTCGGTATTTTTCCACAAGGAAGCCGTAACAATGATGGAGGAATTGGCAAGAAGGGAGCAGCCAGCTTTGCTTTGCGCAGTGGATCAGCAGTGGTGCCGGCCGCAATCATCGGTGAATATAAGCTGTTCCGCAAGATGAAGATTGTTTATGGTAAACCTGTGAATCTTGATGAGTTCAAAGATGATCCTTCAGGTGATGCGCTGGAAAGGGCTACAGAGAAGATTATGTCCAAGATTGACGAGATGACCAAGACGGGAGTACCTTCTCAGCCATAA
- the rpsA gene encoding 30S ribosomal protein S1 produces MSEEIKNQEVTEAATQDELDSFVSLKKGDTVKGTIVKLEDNQAYVSIGYKYDGVIPVRELSSLHVDNIGDAVQVGQEVECKVVSIDDEKERLVLSKRAIDSENAWEQLEKHFESGEVFEVTVSDVVKGGVVADVGVRGFIPASMVERHFVEDFSDYKGRTLRVKVKELDREANKVILSQKDVLEAEFEANKQKVIAELKEGQEIEGTVQRLTQFGAFVDVGGVDGLVHVSEIAWNHVDKPADVLSEGDKVNVKVLKVDPEKGKISLSIKAAQPGPWETASTQFNTGDIVSGVVKRLVQFGAFVEIAPGVEGLVHISQISHKHIGTPNEVLKEGQEVQVKILELSTAEQRASLSIKETEEAPAPAPRAEKSKNAPREEIDNPNVSLSNQGLSITLGERFGDKLSKFK; encoded by the coding sequence ATGTCGGAAGAGATTAAAAATCAAGAAGTAACAGAAGCAGCAACCCAAGATGAGCTGGATTCATTCGTATCTTTGAAAAAAGGGGATACTGTTAAAGGAACCATTGTCAAATTGGAGGATAACCAGGCTTATGTAAGCATTGGATATAAATATGACGGTGTGATTCCAGTTCGCGAGCTTTCTTCCCTGCATGTGGATAACATTGGCGATGCTGTACAAGTAGGCCAAGAGGTAGAATGCAAGGTTGTAAGCATTGATGATGAGAAAGAAAGACTTGTTCTGTCCAAACGTGCAATCGACAGCGAAAATGCATGGGAACAGCTTGAGAAACACTTTGAATCTGGTGAAGTATTCGAAGTTACCGTTTCTGATGTTGTTAAAGGCGGCGTGGTAGCAGACGTAGGCGTACGCGGATTTATCCCGGCGTCTATGGTAGAACGCCATTTCGTAGAAGATTTCAGCGACTACAAAGGACGTACACTTCGCGTTAAAGTTAAAGAGCTTGATCGTGAAGCGAACAAAGTTATCCTTTCCCAAAAAGATGTATTGGAAGCTGAATTCGAAGCGAACAAACAAAAAGTGATCGCTGAGCTGAAAGAGGGCCAAGAGATCGAAGGAACCGTACAGCGTTTGACTCAATTTGGCGCATTCGTTGATGTAGGCGGCGTTGATGGTCTGGTTCACGTATCCGAGATTGCTTGGAATCATGTGGATAAACCAGCTGATGTCCTTTCTGAAGGCGATAAAGTGAATGTTAAGGTTCTGAAAGTAGATCCTGAGAAAGGCAAGATCAGCCTCAGCATCAAAGCAGCTCAACCAGGTCCATGGGAAACGGCTTCTACACAATTTAACACGGGTGATATCGTGTCTGGTGTTGTTAAACGTCTCGTACAATTTGGTGCGTTTGTAGAAATCGCTCCAGGCGTAGAGGGTCTTGTTCATATTTCCCAGATCTCTCACAAGCATATCGGAACTCCGAATGAAGTGCTTAAAGAAGGTCAAGAAGTGCAAGTGAAAATTTTGGAATTGAGCACTGCAGAACAACGTGCTAGCTTGAGCATCAAGGAAACAGAAGAAGCTCCGGCTCCAGCTCCTCGTGCAGAGAAGTCCAAAAATGCACCTCGTGAAGAAATTGACAACCCTAACGTTTCACTGAGCAACCAAGGTCTTAGTATTACACTTGGTGAGCGTTTTGGCGACAAGCTTAGCAAATTCAAATGA
- a CDS encoding stage VI sporulation protein F encodes MGDFSKDALDAINKKTGKKISEGAVKKLANTVKPSTMQNEAQLRTLIKQVSAMANIPVSEETIKEIVNAVKKSGMNPSNMEAIMKMMMKKK; translated from the coding sequence ATGGGAGATTTTTCTAAGGATGCTTTGGATGCGATTAACAAGAAGACCGGTAAGAAAATATCCGAAGGGGCCGTCAAAAAATTGGCCAATACGGTTAAGCCTTCTACAATGCAAAATGAAGCACAGCTGCGGACACTAATTAAACAGGTCTCTGCAATGGCCAATATACCGGTCAGTGAAGAAACAATTAAAGAAATCGTAAATGCTGTTAAAAAGAGCGGTATGAATCCAAGTAACATGGAAGCAATCATGAAAATGATGATGAAAAAGAAATAA
- the spoIVA gene encoding stage IV sporulation protein A, producing MEKVDIFKDIAERTGGDIYLGVVGAVRTGKSTFIKRFMETIVLPNITSDSDRVRAVDELPQSAAGKTIMTTEPKFVPNTAVQIKVADGLDVNVRLVDCVGYAVEGAKGYEDENGPRMISTPWFEEPIPFQEAAEIGTRKVIQEHSTLGVVVTTDGTIAEIPRESYVESEERVIAELKEVGKPFVLIINSIKPKSEEAQQLRAELAEKYDIPVMTVSAATMTEDDVTGVLREVLYEFPVHEVNVNLPSWVMVLNENHWLRSNYENSVRDTVKDIRRLRDVDRVVSQFMEYEFIDRAGLSGMNMGQGVAEIDLYAPDELYDQILYEVVGIEIRGKDHLLQLMQDFAHAKKEYDRFAEALEMVKTTGYGIAAPSLAEMALDEPELIRQGTRFGVRLKATAPSIHMIRVDVESEFAPIIGTEKQSEELVRYLMQDFENDPIKVWDSDMFGRSLHSIVREGIQGKIAMMPDNARYKLQETLGRIINEGSGGLIAIIL from the coding sequence TTGGAAAAAGTAGACATTTTCAAAGACATTGCCGAACGCACTGGCGGGGACATTTATCTTGGTGTTGTCGGCGCAGTTCGCACAGGAAAATCCACATTCATTAAACGCTTCATGGAAACGATCGTACTGCCAAACATTACAAGCGATTCCGATCGTGTCCGTGCAGTAGACGAATTGCCGCAGAGCGCTGCGGGTAAGACCATCATGACAACAGAGCCGAAGTTTGTGCCTAATACGGCAGTGCAGATCAAAGTGGCCGACGGCCTGGATGTTAATGTGAGACTGGTAGACTGTGTAGGATATGCGGTAGAAGGAGCGAAAGGCTACGAGGATGAGAATGGACCGCGGATGATATCGACGCCTTGGTTCGAAGAGCCGATTCCTTTTCAGGAAGCAGCCGAAATTGGCACACGCAAGGTAATTCAAGAGCATTCCACGCTCGGCGTTGTCGTAACGACAGATGGAACCATTGCCGAGATTCCGCGGGAGTCCTATGTGGAGTCCGAAGAGCGAGTCATCGCTGAGCTCAAAGAGGTCGGTAAGCCATTTGTTCTGATCATCAACTCCATCAAGCCAAAAAGTGAAGAAGCACAGCAGCTTCGTGCCGAGCTAGCAGAGAAATATGATATCCCGGTAATGACTGTAAGTGCAGCGACCATGACCGAAGATGATGTAACCGGCGTACTGAGAGAAGTACTCTATGAGTTCCCGGTTCATGAAGTGAACGTCAACTTGCCGAGCTGGGTCATGGTGTTGAATGAAAATCACTGGCTGCGTTCGAATTATGAAAATTCCGTGCGCGATACAGTCAAAGACATTCGCCGGTTGAGAGATGTCGATCGTGTGGTGTCCCAGTTCATGGAATATGAATTCATTGACCGCGCTGGACTGAGCGGAATGAATATGGGGCAGGGTGTTGCAGAGATTGATCTCTACGCACCCGATGAATTGTATGATCAGATTCTGTATGAAGTGGTGGGCATTGAGATTCGAGGCAAAGACCATCTGTTACAGCTCATGCAGGACTTTGCTCATGCGAAAAAAGAATATGATCGCTTTGCCGAAGCGCTCGAGATGGTGAAAACGACAGGCTACGGCATCGCTGCACCTTCACTGGCTGAAATGGCGCTTGATGAGCCGGAGCTGATCCGTCAGGGAACCAGATTTGGTGTGAGACTGAAAGCGACAGCACCTTCGATTCATATGATTCGCGTGGATGTCGAGTCTGAGTTCGCGCCGATTATAGGCACAGAGAAGCAGAGTGAGGAGCTTGTACGATACCTCATGCAGGACTTTGAGAATGATCCGATCAAGGTATGGGATTCAGATATGTTTGGCCGTTCGCTTCACTCTATCGTGCGTGAGGGCATTCAAGGCAAGATTGCCATGATGCCGGATAATGCAAGATACAAGCTGCAGGAAACACTCGGACGCATTATTAACGAAGGCTCTGGCGGTCTGATCGCCATCATACTGTAA